From Scytonema millei VB511283, the proteins below share one genomic window:
- a CDS encoding LysE family translocator, giving the protein MEISLLLRGLAIGLAIAAPVGPIGILCIRQSLAFGWVHGFVAGLGAATADAMYGCVAAFGLTFVTNFLIEQQFWLRLVGGAFLCYLGVKTFISIPSETAVSTRGNTLTGVYTSTWMLTLTNPATILAFAAIFSGLGLASIEQNYLSAILLVVGVFCGSALWWLLLSTTVTLIKTKLNLKWVNRLSGSVITAFGIVALLTL; this is encoded by the coding sequence ATGGAAATTAGCTTACTACTACGGGGACTAGCAATTGGTTTGGCGATCGCCGCACCTGTAGGACCTATTGGCATCCTCTGCATTCGCCAGTCGCTTGCATTTGGCTGGGTACATGGATTTGTAGCTGGTTTGGGAGCAGCAACAGCAGACGCAATGTATGGTTGTGTGGCTGCATTTGGACTTACCTTCGTCACTAACTTCTTAATCGAACAACAGTTTTGGCTGCGGTTGGTTGGCGGTGCTTTCCTTTGCTACCTGGGAGTCAAAACATTTATCAGCATTCCATCTGAAACTGCGGTATCAACTAGAGGCAACACACTTACTGGAGTCTATACTTCAACGTGGATGCTAACACTGACAAATCCCGCAACAATCTTAGCTTTTGCGGCTATTTTTTCTGGACTAGGCTTAGCCAGCATCGAACAAAATTACCTGTCAGCAATACTCTTAGTAGTTGGAGTTTTTTGCGGTTCCGCACTGTGGTGGCTGCTATTGAGTACTACCGTCACGCTAATAAAGACAAAGCTGAACTTGAAATGGGTCAATCGCCTCTCAGGTAGCGTCATCACAGCATTTGGCATCGTCGCATTGCTAACTTTGTGA
- a CDS encoding tetratricopeptide repeat protein, which produces MSDSLSHSNPPTLRDRYLALIDQIVQITLKGQIRSKEQVYQMLAQQVVPGTAEIFERCLDERTMEIEHEIETVKDELKQAKATRSQRAIKTIASEWERAAAQNRAASAIAKAAEQIASSEPAYLLADLLQVIDPNQKQALTIAQLKQLAAALKQQASEIDPEMAAEVQQVAMGIDRGLQSWQHLEGYLVSWVYDAGQSAIGFENVPGQRGPWALWAKQVNSPIPQALFQTLALEQSLLEWTTQQYFQLDDWVEMALILQFLQRGLVGWTEQRIYDAKLGSSLAISCFLTFAAVWGELANGFMQATRLNSSHRERLADGCFQIALQILRAFAQKQYFPLYGGVFASFNGGHLQSALDYLDLPLRQVEGTQEKARILTLLGYSQQAVGNYHQATQFYDRALEIARAAEDVPCEIADLNHLSRICVAKKQYDEAINYSQRALLLSRQVGDKLGEANALANLGYSEVYSAQAIERSEPEVYEMAIGYLQQGLKLSQQLNDRQSLSLCCSSLGAAHLILSQPEAAIDYLQAGFQAAQASGDLYLQGLNLVNLAEAYYGLQQQEKAIYVGCIGMYMLERIASPEWRQAAGLLTVLQGQMGQEAFQKVLAQYRSQFMTAIGVDGYDYIPQLLSNYR; this is translated from the coding sequence ATGTCCGATTCTCTATCTCATTCCAATCCTCCGACGCTGCGCGATCGCTACTTGGCGTTGATAGACCAGATCGTACAAATTACCCTGAAAGGTCAAATTCGTTCTAAAGAGCAAGTCTATCAAATGCTAGCGCAACAAGTCGTTCCTGGTACGGCGGAGATTTTCGAGCGCTGTTTAGACGAACGCACAATGGAGATCGAACATGAGATTGAGACGGTAAAGGATGAATTAAAGCAAGCGAAAGCAACTCGTTCCCAAAGAGCAATCAAAACGATCGCAAGCGAATGGGAACGCGCCGCCGCCCAAAATCGAGCCGCTAGCGCGATCGCTAAAGCAGCAGAACAGATCGCCTCTTCCGAACCAGCCTATTTACTTGCCGATTTATTACAAGTTATCGATCCAAATCAAAAGCAAGCACTGACGATCGCCCAACTCAAACAATTAGCTGCGGCTTTAAAACAACAAGCAAGTGAAATCGATCCAGAAATGGCGGCGGAGGTGCAACAAGTGGCGATGGGGATCGATCGCGGCTTGCAGTCTTGGCAGCATTTGGAAGGATATTTAGTCAGCTGGGTGTACGATGCAGGGCAAAGCGCGATCGGTTTTGAGAACGTACCAGGACAACGCGGACCTTGGGCGCTGTGGGCAAAACAAGTTAATAGTCCGATTCCCCAAGCATTATTTCAAACTCTGGCTTTAGAGCAATCTCTATTAGAATGGACGACTCAGCAATATTTCCAACTCGATGATTGGGTGGAAATGGCGCTGATTTTGCAGTTTTTGCAACGGGGTTTGGTTGGATGGACGGAACAGCGAATTTACGATGCCAAGCTGGGGTCAAGTCTAGCAATCTCTTGCTTTCTCACGTTTGCTGCTGTTTGGGGTGAGCTAGCTAATGGCTTCATGCAAGCAACTCGCCTCAATTCCAGCCATCGCGAACGGCTAGCGGATGGTTGTTTTCAGATTGCACTGCAAATTTTACGCGCCTTTGCTCAAAAGCAATACTTTCCCCTCTACGGTGGTGTTTTTGCTTCGTTCAATGGCGGACACCTACAATCTGCCCTTGACTATTTAGATTTACCTTTACGGCAAGTCGAAGGCACTCAGGAAAAAGCTCGAATTTTGACACTTTTAGGTTATTCGCAGCAGGCTGTGGGAAATTATCACCAAGCAACCCAGTTTTACGATCGCGCTTTGGAAATTGCCCGTGCTGCGGAGGATGTACCTTGTGAGATTGCCGATTTAAATCATCTCAGCCGAATTTGTGTAGCAAAGAAACAATACGACGAAGCGATTAATTACAGCCAGCGGGCGCTACTTCTCAGCCGCCAGGTAGGAGACAAGTTAGGTGAAGCCAATGCTTTAGCGAATTTGGGCTACAGTGAGGTATATTCGGCTCAGGCTATTGAAAGGTCAGAACCAGAAGTTTATGAAATGGCGATCGGTTACTTACAACAAGGATTGAAGCTATCTCAGCAGTTAAACGACAGACAAAGCTTGTCATTATGTTGCAGTAGCCTTGGTGCAGCGCATTTAATTTTATCTCAACCTGAAGCTGCGATCGATTATCTGCAAGCTGGATTTCAAGCCGCTCAAGCTTCCGGCGATTTGTACCTTCAAGGACTCAACTTAGTTAACTTAGCAGAAGCATATTATGGCTTACAACAACAAGAAAAAGCAATTTACGTTGGTTGTATAGGCATGTATATGTTAGAGCGGATTGCTTCTCCTGAGTGGCGACAAGCAGCAGGTTTGTTGACTGTATTACAAGGGCAAATGGGACAAGAGGCTTTTCAAAAAGTGTTGGCACAATATCGATCGCAATTTATGACTGCGATCGGTGTAGATGGTTACGATTATATTCCGCAATTGTTGTCGAATTACCGTTAA
- a CDS encoding glycine betaine ABC transporter substrate-binding protein — translation MKKFILLCLITVSLVLAIASCNPNTSEGIGEIVVASKNFTEQNILGELLAQQIESAAGLKVARRLDLGGTFVCHQAMLAGQVDAYIEYTGTAFTTILKQKPISDPKAVYQQVKSGYEQFQLEVTPALGFENTFAMIIRGEDARKHNLRTLSQAAQYTPQWQAGFGYEFISREDGFPGLAKTYDLKLNKPPRVMDLGLIYRAIIDKQVDIVAGNSTDAQIARLDLTILQDDKGYFPPYEATPIVRQATLKKYPKLHQAIAQLGGKINEEEMRNLNYQVEGEFRDIKEVVREFLVAKGLIK, via the coding sequence ATGAAAAAATTTATTCTTCTATGTTTAATTACTGTGAGTTTGGTGTTGGCGATTGCCAGTTGCAATCCTAACACTTCTGAGGGTATCGGTGAGATTGTCGTTGCTTCCAAAAATTTTACCGAACAAAATATTTTAGGCGAACTATTAGCGCAACAAATTGAATCTGCGGCTGGACTTAAAGTCGCTCGTCGTCTAGATTTAGGAGGAACGTTTGTTTGCCATCAAGCAATGCTCGCCGGACAAGTTGATGCTTATATCGAATATACGGGAACGGCATTTACAACTATTTTAAAACAAAAGCCAATTAGCGATCCAAAAGCTGTTTATCAGCAGGTAAAATCTGGCTACGAGCAGTTTCAATTAGAAGTTACCCCAGCTTTAGGATTTGAAAATACCTTTGCCATGATTATTCGTGGAGAAGATGCCCGCAAGCATAATCTTCGCACTCTCTCGCAAGCTGCCCAATACACACCCCAGTGGCAAGCTGGCTTCGGCTATGAATTTATCAGCCGCGAGGATGGGTTTCCAGGATTAGCAAAGACATACGATCTGAAGTTAAATAAACCACCCCGCGTGATGGATTTGGGCTTAATTTATCGAGCAATAATTGATAAACAAGTAGATATAGTTGCAGGTAACTCTACCGATGCTCAAATCGCCCGTTTAGATTTAACTATTCTGCAAGATGATAAGGGTTATTTTCCTCCCTATGAAGCAACTCCTATCGTGCGACAGGCAACTTTGAAAAAGTATCCCAAACTACATCAGGCGATCGCACAACTAGGTGGAAAGATTAATGAAGAGGAAATGCGCAATTTAAATTATCAAGTCGAAGGGGAATTTCGCGATATTAAGGAAGTCGTGCGCGAATTTTTAGTTGCAAAGGGTTTGATAAAGTAG
- a CDS encoding bifunctional metallophosphatase/5'-nucleotidase — translation MKSFSVAWGLVLQIVALCIASPALAEVVEIALLHLNDVYEIAPVEGGKRGGLARVATLRQELLSQNPRTYTVLAGDAFSPSALGTAKVNGKPLAGQQMVAVMNAVGFDYATFGNHEFDLAESEFLQRLKESQFKWISSNVRDSQDKSFPGVAESQILNVKSDRGTVIKVGLIGLTIDSNKQRYVSYADPIQAARTQVAALKDKVDLIVALTHLNLAQDQKLAAEVPEIDLILGGHEHENIQQWRGNDFTPLFKADANARSVYIHNLRYNTETKKLLVDSQLQSVTEAIPEDPRVAKVVNAWIEKAYQGFRADGFAPEEAIATTNIALDGLESSVRNRATNLTALIAQAMLREVYQADLAIFNSGSIRIDDLIPPGIITQYDMIRVLPFGGKVLAVEIKGSLLEKVLEQGQANRGTGGFLQTANASKKPDVGTWMIDGEPLDKDKNYRVAINDFLMSGREQGLEFLNFKQKDVRLIHQMRDLRFVAIDRLKDSFTESVLKRYKSPSF, via the coding sequence ATGAAATCATTCTCTGTCGCGTGGGGTTTGGTGCTGCAAATTGTAGCTTTATGTATCGCTAGCCCTGCGTTGGCTGAGGTAGTGGAGATCGCTCTGCTACATCTGAACGATGTTTATGAAATCGCCCCGGTGGAAGGGGGAAAACGAGGGGGATTAGCGCGGGTTGCGACTTTGCGACAAGAATTACTCAGCCAAAATCCTCGTACCTACACTGTACTAGCTGGAGATGCTTTTAGCCCCTCGGCTTTGGGGACTGCGAAAGTGAATGGTAAACCTTTGGCTGGTCAACAAATGGTAGCGGTGATGAATGCTGTTGGTTTCGACTACGCTACCTTTGGCAACCATGAATTTGATTTAGCCGAATCCGAGTTTTTACAACGCCTCAAAGAATCTCAATTTAAGTGGATATCTAGCAATGTCAGGGATAGTCAAGATAAGTCTTTTCCTGGTGTGGCAGAATCGCAAATATTAAATGTAAAAAGCGATCGAGGTACAGTTATTAAAGTTGGTTTAATTGGATTAACGATAGATAGTAACAAACAAAGGTATGTCAGCTATGCCGATCCAATTCAAGCCGCCCGCACTCAAGTTGCAGCGCTTAAAGATAAAGTCGATTTGATTGTTGCTTTAACTCATTTAAATCTCGCTCAAGACCAAAAACTCGCCGCAGAAGTTCCAGAAATTGACTTGATTTTAGGGGGACACGAACATGAAAATATTCAACAATGGCGCGGGAACGATTTTACACCTTTATTTAAAGCCGATGCAAATGCGCGTAGCGTTTATATTCACAATTTGCGTTACAATACTGAGACAAAAAAACTATTAGTAGATTCTCAATTACAGTCAGTTACAGAAGCAATTCCTGAAGATCCTCGCGTGGCGAAAGTCGTGAATGCATGGATAGAAAAAGCATATCAGGGATTTAGGGCAGATGGCTTTGCTCCAGAAGAGGCGATCGCCACGACAAATATTGCTTTAGATGGTTTAGAATCTAGCGTCCGCAATCGCGCCACTAACCTCACCGCATTAATCGCTCAAGCGATGTTGCGAGAGGTTTATCAAGCAGATTTAGCTATATTTAACAGTGGTTCGATTCGGATTGACGATCTCATTCCCCCAGGAATAATTACCCAATACGATATGATTCGAGTCTTGCCATTTGGTGGTAAAGTTTTAGCTGTCGAAATAAAGGGAAGTTTGTTAGAAAAAGTTTTAGAACAAGGACAAGCTAACAGAGGTACGGGCGGTTTTTTACAAACAGCCAATGCGAGTAAGAAGCCCGATGTTGGGACTTGGATGATTGACGGCGAACCCCTCGATAAAGATAAGAATTACCGCGTAGCGATTAATGATTTTTTGATGAGCGGTCGAGAACAAGGGCTAGAATTTCTCAATTTTAAGCAAAAAGATGTCAGGTTAATTCATCAAATGCGCGATTTACGTTTTGTGGCGATCGATCGCCTTAAGGATAGTTTTACGGAGTCTGTCTTAAAGCGATACAAAAGTCCTTCTTTTTAA
- a CDS encoding 5-formyltetrahydrofolate cyclo-ligase has translation MDKVELRRSLLQKRKSLSQQEWREKSDRIVSHLLASPLFSQGKTILAYFSCRQEPDLNSLFHHNHYNWGLPRCVGENLAWHIWQPGDEIQVGAYGIYEPLPTTPTVSPSAVDLIIVPAVACDYRGYRLGYGGGYYDRLLSSPVWRSKPTIGIVFEFAYLPQLPTDPWDIPLHAVCTEKGLG, from the coding sequence ATGGATAAAGTAGAGTTGAGGCGATCGCTACTTCAAAAACGTAAATCATTATCTCAGCAAGAATGGCGCGAAAAAAGCGATCGGATTGTCTCCCATCTGCTTGCTTCACCCTTATTTAGCCAAGGCAAAACCATTCTCGCTTATTTCAGTTGTCGTCAAGAACCCGATCTAAATTCCTTATTTCACCATAATCATTACAACTGGGGACTGCCGCGTTGTGTCGGCGAAAATTTAGCTTGGCACATTTGGCAACCTGGGGATGAAATTCAAGTTGGCGCGTATGGAATTTACGAACCCCTTCCCACAACTCCCACCGTATCACCCTCAGCAGTCGATTTAATCATCGTTCCAGCAGTTGCTTGCGATTATCGCGGCTATCGCTTAGGTTACGGTGGCGGTTACTACGATCGCCTCCTATCTTCTCCCGTATGGCGATCGAAACCTACCATCGGCATTGTATTTGAATTTGCCTACCTACCCCAACTCCCCACAGATCCTTGGGACATTCCACTACATGCTGTCTGTACTGAAAAAGGACTAGGGTAA
- a CDS encoding SGNH/GDSL hydrolase family protein: MFRKIVLVATISAIAAVLFQLSNSARTQNVAQIYVFGDSLSDPGNVFKASQGQFPPSPPYFRGRYADGLVWTEYLAQQLKLNANPDTNFAYGGATTGNSQEVPLGLLAQIDRYQASHSSTSNNALYIIWAGANDYLGGGNDTNRPVNNSVEAVKSLVKLGAKNILVVNLPDLGKLPGTRNTQQSEILSQLTQKHNSQLADALKNLQQQLKSEPNIIYYDVNALFNRVMNEPTKFGFLDVMNTCLNGELSQYMICSNPDKYLFWDDIHPSTAAHKLLAETVANRLKSATTQTQSAYAN; encoded by the coding sequence ATGTTCCGAAAAATTGTATTAGTTGCCACGATAAGCGCGATCGCTGCCGTTCTATTTCAATTATCTAATTCGGCTCGAACGCAAAATGTCGCCCAAATTTATGTTTTTGGCGACAGCCTTTCCGATCCTGGCAATGTGTTTAAAGCTTCCCAAGGACAATTTCCACCCAGTCCACCTTATTTTCGCGGCAGATATGCAGATGGTTTAGTTTGGACGGAATATCTCGCTCAACAATTGAAATTAAACGCTAATCCCGATACTAATTTTGCTTACGGTGGCGCTACCACAGGTAATTCACAGGAGGTTCCTCTAGGATTGCTGGCACAAATCGATCGCTATCAAGCTAGTCATTCCTCTACCTCTAATAATGCTTTATACATAATCTGGGCTGGAGCAAATGATTATTTAGGAGGTGGAAATGACACAAATCGACCAGTCAATAATTCAGTTGAAGCTGTCAAATCTCTGGTTAAACTTGGCGCAAAAAACATTTTAGTGGTTAATCTGCCAGATTTAGGTAAACTACCAGGAACGCGCAATACACAACAATCTGAAATCCTAAGCCAACTAACTCAAAAGCACAACTCTCAGCTAGCTGATGCTTTGAAGAACTTACAGCAACAGCTTAAATCTGAACCCAATATTATTTATTATGATGTCAACGCTCTATTTAATCGAGTTATGAACGAGCCAACTAAATTTGGCTTTCTCGATGTTATGAATACCTGTTTAAATGGCGAACTTAGCCAATATATGATTTGTTCCAACCCCGATAAATATTTATTTTGGGATGATATCCATCCCTCCACTGCTGCCCATAAATTGTTAGCAGAAACAGTTGCTAACAGGTTAAAATCTGCAACTACACAAACTCAGTCTGCTTATGCCAATTGA
- a CDS encoding phytochelatin synthase family protein has product MAGDSVSTQTLPLPNNLISFNSETGEQLLLQSKAREDFWDLSTQYVTQNTQAYCGVASIVMVLNALSIPAPIAPEYTPYRVFTQANFFNNAQTRKVLAPEVVARQGMTLEQLGQLLASYAVEAKVYHSTDTNLEQFRQLVAQNLRQENNFVLVNYLRRKIGQERGGHISPIAAYNQQTDRFLILDVSRYKYPPVWVKATDLWQAMDTTDRVSGKTRGFVLVSKKVKS; this is encoded by the coding sequence ATGGCTGGCGATAGCGTATCGACGCAGACACTACCCTTACCTAATAATTTAATCTCCTTCAACTCCGAAACAGGAGAACAATTATTACTACAAAGTAAAGCGCGGGAAGATTTTTGGGATTTGAGTACGCAGTATGTTACCCAAAATACTCAAGCTTATTGTGGAGTCGCCAGTATAGTGATGGTATTAAATGCCCTCTCAATTCCTGCTCCTATTGCTCCTGAGTATACGCCTTATCGAGTATTTACCCAGGCAAATTTTTTTAATAATGCTCAAACTAGAAAAGTTCTTGCACCTGAAGTTGTTGCCCGTCAAGGTATGACTTTAGAACAGTTAGGGCAGCTACTTGCTAGTTATGCTGTAGAAGCTAAAGTTTATCACAGTACTGATACTAATCTAGAGCAGTTTCGTCAGCTTGTCGCACAGAATTTACGCCAAGAAAATAACTTTGTCTTGGTTAATTACTTACGTCGCAAAATTGGACAAGAAAGAGGCGGACATATTTCTCCTATCGCCGCCTATAACCAACAAACAGATCGGTTTTTAATTCTCGATGTTTCTCGCTATAAATATCCCCCAGTATGGGTAAAAGCAACGGATTTATGGCAAGCAATGGACACAACAGACAGGGTGTCAGGTAAGACGAGGGGATTTGTGTTGGTGAGTAAGAAAGTCAAAAGTTAA
- a CDS encoding TetR/AcrR family transcriptional regulator: MPRTPSENERIRRATTEQILKTAMTLFCEKGYYSTSIDDVAKQAQISKGLLYHYFKGKEDLLAALVDLRINDVLVVMNAAVAKTTPSEQIQHIIEGALEDVSRQPEVFRFYLNLFTQPRLDPVVAKYSQKLMDEQARQFEIQTDMFVRLGVAEPRQRSLYFSSTLQGIMLMFSTYPNSFPLEKLKAQAIAEFCNNK; this comes from the coding sequence ATGCCACGCACTCCAAGCGAAAACGAACGCATCCGTCGCGCCACCACAGAACAGATTCTTAAAACAGCTATGACTCTGTTCTGTGAGAAGGGCTACTATTCTACGTCAATTGATGACGTTGCCAAGCAAGCTCAGATCTCAAAAGGGCTGCTCTATCACTACTTTAAAGGCAAAGAAGATTTACTGGCGGCGCTAGTCGATCTCCGAATCAACGATGTTTTAGTGGTGATGAATGCGGCTGTAGCCAAAACAACCCCTTCCGAACAAATTCAGCATATTATTGAAGGCGCGCTCGAAGATGTCAGCCGCCAACCTGAAGTCTTCCGATTCTATCTAAATTTGTTTACTCAACCGCGTCTCGATCCAGTGGTGGCAAAATACAGCCAGAAGTTGATGGACGAGCAAGCAAGGCAATTTGAAATTCAGACTGACATGTTTGTCCGGCTTGGAGTCGCAGAACCGCGACAGCGATCGCTTTATTTTTCCTCAACGCTCCAAGGTATTATGCTAATGTTTTCGACCTATCCTAATAGCTTTCCATTAGAAAAACTTAAGGCTCAAGCGATCGCGGAGTTTTGTAATAACAAATAA
- a CDS encoding rhodanese-like domain-containing protein, translating to MRSLVFYMIKRWIQRKFPTVKWLKTQQLVGWLRDRTQPQPLLLDARTEAEYQTSHLPQAQRIDPYHPNLEEIAVDKDVPVVVYCSIGYRSARIAQQLEQSGFTNVYNLEGSIFQWVNEGNAVFQGDRPTVQVHPYNANWGRLLKARYRASVDS from the coding sequence ATGCGATCGCTCGTTTTTTACATGATTAAGCGCTGGATTCAACGCAAGTTTCCAACTGTGAAGTGGTTGAAGACTCAACAGTTGGTAGGGTGGTTGCGCGATCGCACTCAGCCGCAGCCGCTTTTACTCGATGCCCGAACTGAGGCAGAATATCAGACTAGCCATCTTCCGCAAGCCCAGCGCATCGATCCGTATCATCCTAACTTAGAGGAAATTGCTGTGGATAAGGATGTACCTGTGGTCGTATATTGCTCTATCGGCTATCGCAGCGCCAGAATTGCCCAGCAACTCGAACAATCTGGATTTACGAATGTTTACAACCTCGAAGGCAGCATTTTTCAATGGGTGAATGAAGGCAACGCAGTTTTTCAAGGCGATCGCCCAACCGTTCAAGTTCATCCCTACAATGCTAATTGGGGCAGATTGTTAAAGGCTCGATATCGTGCTTCAGTTGACAGTTGA